From Candidatus Eremiobacteraceae bacterium, a single genomic window includes:
- a CDS encoding HdeD family acid-resistance protein, protein MLQTITGYWWLFLLRGLAAIVVGVIAFIQPGATLMALVIVLGAYSFVVGVLALTAGATGVGGDRWWALLLEGILGIVVAFLIWFWPVTSTMAFVYFVAAWFIVMGIVQIAGGIRLRDIIDNEWLYILGGIISIAFGVWVFRTPVQGTEATGYLFGFYFLLYGIVQVVLAFKLRSLVGSVQKAVKSATSST, encoded by the coding sequence ATGTTACAAACGATCACAGGCTATTGGTGGCTATTCTTGTTGCGCGGACTGGCGGCGATCGTCGTCGGCGTCATCGCATTCATTCAGCCGGGCGCGACGCTGATGGCGCTCGTCATCGTGCTTGGCGCCTATTCATTTGTGGTAGGCGTGCTGGCGCTGACCGCGGGGGCGACCGGCGTCGGAGGCGATCGCTGGTGGGCGCTGCTGCTTGAGGGCATCCTCGGCATCGTCGTCGCGTTTCTCATATGGTTCTGGCCGGTCACCAGCACGATGGCCTTCGTCTACTTCGTGGCCGCATGGTTCATCGTGATGGGAATCGTGCAGATCGCCGGCGGCATACGGCTGCGCGATATCATCGACAACGAGTGGCTGTACATCCTGGGCGGAATCATCTCGATCGCGTTCGGGGTGTGGGTGTTCCGCACGCCCGTGCAGGGCACCGAAGCGACGGGCTATCTGTTCGGCTTCTACTTCCTGCTCTACGGCATCGTGCAGGTCGTCCTCGCCTTCAAGCTGCGCTCGTTAGTGGGCTCGGTGCAGAAAGCCGTCAAGTCCGCAACCTCCAGTACATAG
- a CDS encoding DUF6582 domain-containing protein, which yields MNTTWEPHEKHGRLTEQSDLPDNVFAFPKQRKEPLTDAAHVRDAMARMDQVEGVSDADRDLAFANIQKAAEYYGIKLKESSWRDVGIHPREHS from the coding sequence ATGAACACCACGTGGGAACCACATGAGAAGCACGGGCGGCTCACAGAGCAAAGCGACTTGCCCGACAACGTTTTCGCGTTCCCGAAACAGCGCAAAGAGCCGTTGACCGACGCGGCGCACGTGCGCGACGCCATGGCGCGCATGGATCAAGTAGAAGGCGTCTCAGACGCCGACCGCGATCTCGCGTTCGCCAACATCCAAAAGGCTGCCGAGTACTACGGCATCAAGCTGAAAGAATCGTCGTGGCGTGACGTCGGGATTCACCCGCGTGAACATTCGTAG
- a CDS encoding zinc-binding dehydrogenase, protein MLPTSTKAAVYERGGGIALRDVDLAPPAKGELLVRVTACGICPGEVMGWYNDRKAPFVLGHEPVAVIEACGAGAAPHTNGTASKKNGAQPFKPGERVFVHHHAPCMTCRRCKRKDYVQCETWRNTRLRPGAMAQYALVPAESVRADVLRIPDSLDDDLATMVEPLATVVKSVRRSRMRAGDRVLVIGLGVMGMLHVALARFRGAELIMGADRVDSRLEAARQHGAHHAFDVKQAPLHEQVAAATDGEGADIVIVGPGSVEAMQSAAQCVAPGGTIVLFTPTQATEYWPLPVHDFYFKDVSVVASYSAGPDDTREALTLLTDGLPVRSLVTHRFGLDSIAEAYKLVAAGQDALKVIVYPGRP, encoded by the coding sequence ATGCTGCCGACATCCACCAAAGCTGCCGTCTACGAACGCGGCGGCGGGATCGCCCTGCGCGACGTCGATCTCGCACCTCCTGCCAAAGGCGAGCTGCTGGTGCGCGTCACCGCGTGCGGCATCTGTCCGGGCGAGGTGATGGGCTGGTACAACGATCGCAAGGCGCCGTTCGTGCTCGGCCACGAGCCGGTGGCGGTCATCGAAGCATGCGGCGCAGGCGCCGCGCCGCACACCAACGGCACAGCATCGAAGAAGAACGGCGCCCAGCCGTTCAAGCCCGGCGAGCGCGTCTTCGTCCACCACCACGCGCCGTGCATGACCTGTCGGCGCTGCAAACGCAAGGATTACGTGCAGTGCGAGACCTGGCGCAACACGAGGCTTCGCCCCGGCGCGATGGCGCAATACGCGCTTGTCCCCGCCGAAAGCGTGCGCGCCGACGTCCTGCGCATTCCCGACTCGCTCGACGACGATCTGGCCACCATGGTCGAACCGCTCGCCACGGTCGTCAAGTCGGTGCGCCGCTCGCGCATGCGCGCCGGCGACCGGGTGCTGGTCATCGGGCTGGGCGTCATGGGCATGCTGCACGTCGCGCTCGCGCGCTTCCGCGGCGCCGAACTGATCATGGGTGCCGATCGCGTTGACTCGCGCCTCGAAGCCGCGCGCCAGCACGGCGCGCACCACGCGTTCGACGTCAAGCAAGCGCCGCTGCACGAGCAAGTCGCGGCGGCGACCGACGGCGAGGGTGCGGACATCGTCATCGTCGGACCCGGTTCGGTCGAAGCGATGCAGTCGGCCGCGCAGTGCGTCGCCCCCGGCGGGACCATCGTGCTCTTCACGCCGACGCAAGCGACCGAATACTGGCCTCTGCCCGTGCACGATTTCTATTTCAAGGACGTCAGCGTCGTCGCAAGCTACTCAGCCGGGCCCGACGACACGCGCGAGGCGTTGACGCTGCTGACCGACGGCCTGCCCGTGCGCTCGCTCGTCACGCACCGCTTTGGTCTCGATTCCATCGCCGAGGCGTACAAGCTCGTCGCGGCCGGCCAAGACGCGCTCAAAGTCATCGTCTATCCGGGGCGGCCGTGA
- a CDS encoding methionine synthase, with product MEIRSTIAGSLPKPHWLAESEKLWPNWRLDGAELAEAKRDATRIALFEQDRAGITYVTDGEQSRQHFVHGFLAHIEGVDFAKMERRAIRAGRYLADLPTVTGPVRRAGPVHLDEATFARRHTRRRLKVTLPGPMTIVDTVYDAHYRDRQALAMAFAELIREEIESLESVGVYEVQLDEPALNAYLDEAQLWGMEAIDAAVRDAQCRTAVHVCYGYGIAANIEWKQSLGSTWDQYEQLLPLLCKTKIDEISIELAGSHVPPRVLASVSGKDIAVGVIDVATDRVETPEDVVATINVARGYLPDERIIASTNCGMAPMRRDIAYAKLQALGAGVALANS from the coding sequence GTGGAGATCCGTTCGACCATCGCCGGCAGCCTGCCCAAGCCGCACTGGCTCGCCGAATCTGAAAAGCTCTGGCCCAACTGGCGGCTCGACGGAGCGGAGCTGGCCGAGGCCAAACGCGACGCGACCCGCATCGCGCTGTTCGAACAGGACCGCGCCGGAATCACCTACGTCACCGACGGCGAGCAATCGCGCCAGCACTTCGTGCACGGCTTTCTTGCGCATATCGAGGGGGTCGATTTCGCCAAGATGGAGCGGCGCGCCATCCGCGCCGGCCGCTACCTGGCCGATCTTCCGACCGTCACGGGACCGGTGCGTCGCGCGGGTCCGGTGCATCTTGACGAGGCGACGTTCGCGCGCCGCCATACGCGGCGCAGACTCAAGGTCACCCTGCCGGGACCGATGACGATCGTCGACACCGTCTACGATGCGCACTACCGCGACCGGCAGGCGCTGGCGATGGCGTTTGCCGAGCTCATCCGCGAGGAGATCGAGAGCCTGGAGTCGGTCGGGGTGTACGAGGTGCAGCTTGACGAGCCGGCGCTGAATGCGTACTTAGACGAGGCGCAACTCTGGGGCATGGAGGCGATCGACGCCGCGGTCCGCGACGCGCAGTGCCGCACCGCCGTGCATGTATGCTACGGCTACGGCATCGCGGCCAATATCGAATGGAAGCAGTCGCTCGGATCGACGTGGGATCAGTACGAGCAGCTGCTGCCGCTGCTTTGCAAGACCAAGATCGATGAGATATCGATCGAGCTTGCGGGTTCGCACGTGCCGCCCCGTGTGCTCGCGTCGGTGAGCGGCAAGGACATCGCGGTCGGCGTCATCGACGTCGCGACCGATCGCGTTGAGACGCCCGAAGACGTCGTCGCCACCATCAACGTGGCGCGCGGCTATCTGCCGGACGAGCGCATCATCGCCTCGACCAATTGCGGCATGGCGCCGATGCGCCGCGACATCGCATACGCGAAGCTGCAGGCGCTGGGCGCGGGCGTCGCCCTTGCCAACTCCTAA
- a CDS encoding UvrD-helicase domain-containing protein, producing MQRFEPTSEQLAVIRHRGSHALVFAGPGTGKTETLARRFAALVVDDGVDPGDILVLTFSRRAAAQMLERIVQRLRERTGEELAVSELFVRTFHSFCARLLDGDGPRFRERNLLTPIKERLLWKRVAGRVPLRSFDAEVRESPAFASDALNLIAQLKGQGLTPSDVESIARRDGRLIDIAALYRELDAERTRLGLSDFRDLVKDALDALALPDSPASAWLRARGGFRHILVDEFQDSDALQLRLLEILAGPTRDQRSPVPEICFVGDFNQSIYRFRGATPSNIETVRATFACEELKLSLNRRSAQAILDVANATPGLKPESLTRAEDESRPGSVTLLRAPMPDDEMTLVCDEIERRMRAGTPPNEIAVLLRVSEPYQSLIVGQLDARGIPVAARPSAGFLEDPVIAAVLSAIRVSQHLDDFDQWTRLLTNPLIGFRAVTVRLAFDAARRAHVKNAFVALRNNPPAGRVTFEDFLRHWRAVEGAARAKDADAATLVATIAREFDLLWPVRTGEMPPPGWDARSSPARLGSLVDAARDMQMMSFALRDGCIPPMQFVESIEEIAGLLSDPTQTPPVDSAGVRVMSIHAAKGLEFDEVIVPQAVDGVLPQRARGHALLSAASLRALHATAPTSVSSPEEAYQEECSLWYVALTRARTNVLVTAAEADADDIELPLSPFAHAIAQGAAERIEGRALREHGATSDGGFEKSTATKIKHVLDHLSPTGVGTFLTCPRRFFYQEVLRLSSDSDEEGTLLGRLLHRSLAAFHAHERVFDSSEDLEARSHHWRAILLQLAETSARDIAAEAGIALDSGFMRYQLAIARQYVADYVRLLARQSASAPFEVLACEQRLEASIDGVRFTGQADRIDRLADGTLAIRDYKSGRIIGRLALAVRQSLAKIWAGEQVAGDAPDGLNLQLLLYIPGAQRLYQAQVSLVEFIYFRGEGDGEGLVTDTIRIVDVPLAGDQNAFLTDAEVSAAQRELAVGAAAACADGRLWEFATARDPSTCRFCGYTQTCPGPGNVAS from the coding sequence ATGCAGCGTTTCGAACCGACCTCCGAGCAGCTGGCCGTCATCCGGCACCGCGGCAGCCATGCGCTGGTGTTCGCCGGCCCGGGCACGGGCAAGACCGAGACGCTTGCCCGCCGCTTCGCCGCGCTCGTCGTGGACGACGGCGTCGACCCCGGCGACATCCTGGTGCTGACGTTCTCGCGCCGCGCCGCCGCGCAGATGCTCGAGCGCATCGTGCAGCGCCTGCGCGAGCGCACGGGCGAGGAGCTGGCCGTCAGCGAGCTGTTCGTGCGTACGTTTCACAGCTTCTGCGCTCGCTTGCTCGATGGAGACGGGCCGCGCTTTCGCGAGCGCAACCTGCTCACGCCGATCAAAGAGCGGCTCTTATGGAAGCGCGTCGCCGGCCGGGTACCGCTGCGTTCGTTCGACGCCGAGGTGCGCGAGAGTCCTGCCTTCGCTTCTGACGCGCTCAACCTCATCGCGCAGCTCAAAGGCCAGGGGCTGACGCCATCTGATGTCGAGTCGATCGCGCGCCGCGACGGCCGCTTGATCGACATCGCGGCGTTGTACCGCGAATTGGATGCCGAGCGCACGCGCTTGGGGCTTTCGGATTTTCGCGATCTCGTCAAAGACGCGCTCGACGCGCTGGCGCTGCCGGACAGCCCGGCGTCGGCGTGGCTGCGCGCGCGCGGCGGCTTTCGCCATATCCTGGTCGACGAGTTCCAAGACAGCGACGCGCTGCAGCTGCGCCTGCTCGAGATCTTGGCGGGGCCGACGCGCGACCAGCGCTCGCCCGTACCGGAGATCTGTTTCGTCGGCGACTTCAACCAGTCGATCTATCGGTTTCGGGGCGCCACGCCGAGCAACATCGAGACGGTGCGCGCCACGTTCGCCTGCGAGGAGCTGAAGCTGTCGCTCAACCGGCGCTCCGCGCAGGCAATCTTGGATGTCGCGAACGCGACGCCGGGTCTGAAGCCTGAGTCGCTGACGCGCGCCGAGGACGAGTCGCGACCCGGCAGCGTGACGCTGCTTCGCGCGCCGATGCCGGATGATGAGATGACGCTGGTGTGCGACGAGATCGAACGCCGCATGCGCGCGGGCACGCCGCCGAACGAGATCGCGGTGCTGCTGCGCGTCAGCGAGCCGTACCAAAGCCTCATCGTCGGCCAGCTCGATGCGCGCGGCATCCCCGTGGCGGCGCGCCCATCGGCAGGCTTTTTGGAAGATCCGGTCATCGCGGCGGTGCTGAGCGCGATCCGCGTGAGCCAGCATCTGGACGATTTCGACCAGTGGACGCGCTTGCTGACCAACCCGCTCATCGGTTTCCGGGCCGTGACCGTGCGCCTCGCCTTCGACGCGGCGCGGCGAGCGCACGTGAAGAACGCGTTTGTCGCGCTGCGCAACAATCCGCCTGCGGGGCGCGTGACGTTCGAGGATTTCTTGCGGCATTGGCGCGCCGTCGAGGGCGCCGCGCGCGCCAAAGACGCTGATGCTGCGACGCTCGTCGCGACCATCGCGCGCGAGTTCGACCTGCTGTGGCCGGTACGGACGGGCGAGATGCCGCCGCCCGGTTGGGATGCCCGATCTTCACCTGCGCGTTTGGGGTCGTTGGTCGACGCGGCGCGCGACATGCAGATGATGTCGTTCGCACTGCGCGACGGCTGCATCCCTCCGATGCAGTTCGTCGAGAGCATCGAAGAGATCGCCGGGCTGCTGTCGGACCCGACGCAGACGCCGCCGGTCGACAGTGCGGGCGTACGCGTCATGTCGATCCACGCGGCTAAGGGACTTGAGTTCGACGAGGTCATCGTGCCGCAAGCGGTCGACGGCGTGTTGCCGCAGCGCGCGCGCGGCCATGCGCTGCTCTCGGCCGCATCGCTGCGCGCGCTTCACGCCACGGCGCCGACGTCCGTGTCATCTCCCGAGGAAGCGTACCAGGAAGAGTGCTCGTTGTGGTACGTCGCGCTGACGCGCGCGCGGACGAACGTGCTGGTCACCGCGGCGGAAGCCGACGCCGACGACATCGAACTGCCGCTTTCGCCGTTCGCACACGCGATCGCGCAGGGTGCGGCCGAGCGGATCGAAGGTCGCGCTCTTCGCGAGCATGGCGCGACAAGCGACGGCGGCTTTGAAAAGTCCACCGCCACGAAGATCAAGCACGTGCTTGACCACCTCTCACCGACCGGGGTCGGAACCTTCTTGACCTGCCCGCGGCGCTTCTTCTATCAGGAGGTGCTGCGCTTGTCATCGGACAGCGATGAGGAGGGTACGCTGCTCGGACGGCTGCTTCACCGCAGCCTCGCGGCCTTCCACGCGCACGAGCGCGTCTTCGACTCAAGCGAGGATCTTGAAGCTCGCTCCCATCATTGGCGAGCGATTCTGCTACAGCTGGCAGAGACGTCGGCGCGCGACATCGCCGCCGAGGCCGGCATTGCGCTGGATTCCGGATTCATGCGCTATCAGCTTGCCATCGCTCGCCAATACGTCGCTGACTATGTGCGCCTGCTGGCTCGCCAGTCCGCTTCGGCTCCGTTCGAGGTGCTGGCCTGCGAGCAGCGCCTCGAAGCGAGCATCGACGGCGTTCGGTTCACCGGCCAGGCCGATCGCATCGATCGTCTGGCCGACGGCACGCTCGCGATCCGCGACTACAAGAGCGGGAGAATCATCGGCCGCCTTGCGTTAGCCGTGCGCCAGTCGCTCGCAAAGATCTGGGCCGGCGAACAAGTCGCAGGCGACGCGCCCGATGGGCTCAATCTGCAACTGCTGCTGTATATCCCTGGGGCGCAACGCCTGTATCAGGCGCAGGTCTCGTTGGTCGAGTTCATCTACTTCCGCGGCGAGGGCGATGGCGAAGGGCTTGTGACCGACACGATTCGGATCGTCGATGTGCCCCTTGCAGGCGACCAGAACGCCTTCCTCACTGACGCCGAGGTGAGTGCCGCGCAGCGCGAGCTCGCCGTGGGCGCGGCCGCGGCGTGCGCCGATGGCCGGCTCTGGGAATTCGCGACCGCGCGCGACCCGAGCACGTGCCGCTTTTGCGGCTACACGCAGACCTGCCCGGGTCCGGGGAACGTGGCGTCGTGA
- a CDS encoding cupin domain-containing protein, which produces MKHAFRKGDFSWEGVSIAGYKASGERDGEGFRGVTRHVISGTEGEPSQFQVRYFEVEPGGHTRLERHEHIHSVTVIRGRGYAVVGDEVHTLDNLDHVYVAPMTLHQFVNAGDTPFGFLCIVDARRDRAQPATADDFAHLEANAATAGKARV; this is translated from the coding sequence GTGAAGCACGCATTTCGAAAAGGCGACTTCTCGTGGGAAGGCGTGTCGATCGCAGGCTATAAGGCGAGCGGCGAACGCGACGGTGAAGGGTTCCGCGGCGTCACGCGCCACGTCATCTCAGGCACCGAAGGCGAACCCTCGCAATTCCAGGTCCGTTATTTCGAAGTCGAACCTGGCGGCCACACGCGCCTCGAGCGCCACGAACACATCCACTCGGTGACCGTGATCCGCGGACGGGGCTACGCGGTGGTCGGCGACGAGGTCCACACGCTCGACAACCTCGACCACGTCTACGTCGCGCCGATGACGCTGCATCAGTTCGTCAATGCGGGCGACACGCCGTTCGGCTTCTTGTGCATCGTCGACGCGCGGCGCGATCGCGCGCAGCCCGCCACGGCGGACGATTTCGCGCATCTGGAGGCCAACGCCGCCACCGCCGGCAAGGCGCGCGTCTAA
- a CDS encoding ATP-dependent DNA helicase, whose translation MSQVSREQQRVLEHPLDAPAIVDAGAGTGKTHTIVNRVAYLHEHGLCAAKNILLLTFARKAAAELRRRTLERLGPAVEPPHCSTFHAFASSVLMEHAYDLGVSPDSTVIEDVDARLEFREAMDDVIYGDNVDAAALPLRSARRDELRAGLFAIAQWLKERDFDIEGFERRALREADLIAEIPYRSIRKRTKGGAVSKTVEASTTDDDLVRESEEARARVRAVGAIVRRYDERLQRRFALTYADLLRLARRGIADEPRLRDELRGRFLHCIVDEFQDTNDAQWRFLKTLFGDGLERVTVVGDPRQSIFSFIGATPENITKFAGIEGSRRYALSENRRSQQEILDLAHAVIARQTPDEAPLRAHRGAAGRPNVHVASRWATDKMPRPNADANRRAQATAVARRIAAMLARGGVKPDDIAILTRNKTQIQPFTAELVAHHIPFRLLGGAGFYETNEVRDALAWLTVLADPLDGQAVARLCESSSCGLSDAAMTTLAHDLERDTTAFSRRALVEPLPDALDDDSRRRLSRLRELVDAVEPYAAASLRIAFPKIFELTGVVDAYERAGDDQAVANLRKLARLASAFVDRNREAQARDFVRYIHELTRIDFDDREADPPATDAVSIMTIHAAKGLEWPIVFVIDVWPQNTQTPMIWLDSETGALVSTEGANGVKTFHAVAAKLQPDDEGIAPHKDELGESARDAEERRLFYVALTRARDELHVFGGSKYSKSSPLGKPHGFVAEVESWVQARGWPVDEPGTEDGVQLGRVNSTAPAVSRAHGRINPAAPFAAVAGNALPRLSFSTLHAYERCPRSVTYAAILHLPDLRRVGHMPSDDSLLEVIAVDGREEGTLLASDRGRLVHRALERWARARLAGGSIGTPESYVTDAASELGLSIAVRDFQRAIDDARLATTTLAAWRIERAEAPFVMQFGDAVIEGYIDLIARDPTGRQAVLDYKTGETAISEYALQLGIYREAARRAYRIEDAACVVGRFSDGAFALEALDVPSADAVRARIETVAAGLRAGSTEAKPGRWCFTCAYRAAPCDAYH comes from the coding sequence GTGAGCCAGGTCTCTCGCGAGCAGCAGCGCGTGCTCGAGCATCCGCTCGACGCGCCGGCGATCGTCGACGCGGGCGCGGGCACCGGCAAGACGCACACGATCGTCAACCGCGTGGCATATCTGCACGAACACGGGCTGTGCGCGGCCAAGAACATCCTCTTACTGACGTTCGCGCGCAAGGCGGCGGCCGAGCTGCGGCGACGCACACTGGAGCGGCTTGGCCCGGCGGTCGAGCCGCCGCACTGCTCGACGTTCCACGCCTTCGCGTCGAGCGTGTTGATGGAGCACGCCTACGATCTTGGCGTGTCGCCCGACAGCACGGTGATCGAAGACGTCGATGCGCGGCTCGAATTCCGCGAGGCGATGGACGACGTCATCTACGGCGACAATGTGGATGCCGCTGCGCTGCCCTTGCGCTCAGCGCGCCGCGACGAGCTCCGTGCCGGGCTGTTCGCCATCGCGCAGTGGCTCAAGGAGCGCGACTTCGACATCGAGGGGTTCGAGCGACGCGCGTTGCGCGAGGCCGACTTGATCGCGGAGATCCCCTATCGTTCGATCCGCAAACGCACCAAAGGGGGAGCGGTCTCAAAAACGGTCGAGGCCAGTACGACAGATGATGATCTGGTGCGTGAGTCGGAGGAGGCGCGCGCGCGCGTTCGCGCGGTCGGGGCGATCGTGCGGCGTTACGACGAACGGCTGCAACGCCGCTTTGCGCTGACGTACGCGGACCTGCTGCGGTTGGCGCGGCGCGGCATCGCAGACGAGCCGAGGCTGCGCGATGAGCTGCGCGGGCGCTTCTTGCACTGCATCGTCGACGAGTTCCAGGACACCAACGACGCGCAGTGGCGCTTCCTGAAGACGCTCTTCGGCGATGGCCTCGAACGGGTGACGGTGGTCGGCGATCCTCGCCAGAGCATTTTCAGTTTCATCGGCGCGACGCCCGAGAATATCACGAAGTTCGCCGGCATCGAAGGCAGCCGGCGCTACGCGCTATCGGAGAACAGGCGCTCTCAACAAGAGATCCTCGACCTCGCCCACGCTGTGATCGCGCGACAAACCCCCGATGAGGCGCCGTTGCGAGCGCACCGGGGCGCGGCGGGTCGTCCGAACGTCCACGTTGCCAGCCGCTGGGCCACCGACAAAATGCCCCGGCCAAACGCGGACGCGAACCGGCGCGCCCAGGCGACGGCCGTCGCGCGGCGGATCGCCGCGATGTTGGCGCGCGGCGGCGTCAAGCCGGACGACATCGCCATCCTCACGCGCAACAAGACGCAGATCCAGCCGTTCACCGCCGAACTCGTCGCGCACCACATCCCGTTCCGCCTGCTCGGCGGCGCGGGGTTCTACGAGACTAACGAGGTCAGGGACGCGCTTGCCTGGCTGACCGTCTTGGCGGATCCGCTCGATGGACAGGCCGTGGCACGGCTGTGCGAGTCGTCCTCGTGCGGTCTTTCCGATGCGGCGATGACCACGCTGGCGCACGATCTCGAACGCGATACTACGGCTTTCTCGCGCCGCGCGCTGGTGGAGCCGCTCCCTGACGCGCTGGACGACGACAGCCGGCGGCGGCTTTCGCGCCTGCGCGAGCTCGTGGATGCGGTCGAGCCCTACGCGGCGGCGTCGCTGCGCATAGCATTCCCGAAGATCTTCGAGCTGACGGGCGTCGTGGACGCCTACGAACGGGCTGGCGATGATCAAGCCGTAGCCAATCTGCGCAAGCTCGCGCGGCTCGCCTCGGCCTTCGTCGATCGCAATCGAGAAGCGCAAGCCCGCGATTTCGTGCGCTACATCCACGAACTGACGCGCATCGATTTCGACGACCGCGAAGCCGACCCGCCGGCGACCGACGCGGTCTCAATCATGACTATCCACGCAGCCAAGGGTCTTGAGTGGCCGATCGTGTTCGTCATCGACGTGTGGCCTCAAAATACGCAGACGCCGATGATCTGGCTCGATTCGGAGACGGGCGCGCTCGTCAGCACCGAAGGCGCAAACGGCGTGAAGACGTTCCACGCGGTCGCCGCTAAGCTGCAGCCGGATGACGAGGGCATTGCGCCGCACAAGGATGAGTTAGGGGAGAGCGCGCGCGATGCGGAGGAGCGCCGGCTTTTCTACGTCGCGCTTACGCGCGCCCGCGACGAGCTCCACGTGTTTGGCGGCAGCAAGTATAGCAAGTCCTCTCCTTTGGGCAAGCCGCACGGATTCGTCGCTGAGGTCGAATCGTGGGTGCAGGCGCGCGGATGGCCGGTCGACGAGCCGGGGACGGAGGACGGCGTCCAGCTCGGTCGAGTAAACTCGACCGCTCCAGCCGTTTCCCGAGCGCACGGTCGAATAAATCCGGCCGCTCCATTCGCCGCGGTGGCGGGCAATGCGCTGCCGCGCCTCTCGTTCTCGACGCTGCACGCGTACGAGCGCTGCCCGCGTAGCGTCACCTATGCGGCCATCCTGCATCTGCCGGATCTGCGGCGCGTCGGCCACATGCCGTCGGACGATTCGCTGCTTGAGGTGATCGCCGTAGACGGCCGCGAAGAGGGCACGCTGCTGGCGTCCGATCGCGGCCGGCTGGTCCATCGCGCGCTGGAACGCTGGGCACGCGCGCGCCTCGCGGGAGGCTCCATCGGCACGCCGGAATCGTACGTGACCGATGCGGCGTCGGAGCTCGGGCTGAGCATCGCGGTACGCGATTTCCAGCGGGCGATCGACGACGCGCGCCTGGCGACCACCACGCTCGCGGCGTGGCGCATCGAGCGTGCGGAGGCGCCGTTCGTCATGCAGTTCGGCGACGCGGTGATCGAGGGTTATATCGACCTGATCGCGCGCGATCCGACGGGCCGCCAAGCGGTGCTCGACTACAAGACCGGCGAGACGGCAATATCTGAATACGCACTGCAGCTCGGCATCTATCGCGAGGCGGCGCGGCGCGCTTACAGGATCGAGGACGCGGCGTGCGTCGTGGGCAGGTTCAGCGATGGCGCGTTCGCGCTCGAAGCGCTCGACGTGCCGTCCGCCGACGCGGTGCGCGCGCGCATCGAGACCGTCGCGGCCGGGCTGCGCGCCGGGAGCACCGAAGCCAAGCCCGGCCGCTGGTGCTTCACGTGCGCGTATCGCGCGGCGCCGTGCGATGCATACCATTGA
- a CDS encoding M48 family metalloprotease: protein MKHGIRFASVLLVLALASCGAPAPAPEGSPSVAPASSGDEETQMGQQVWDQLKSQREIVKSSPLYDTLAPMAKAITRVVQPGYPYPIHFYIVHDSQPNAFATPGGNVYVVDSLFYFVKNKEELEGTLCHETSHLLHHDSIKQMQRNQQIRIREVAATILVPNWRTALAASAIGALDELHYSRGVEEAADITGSDTCAAAGYDPWGLVWLFQDFQNSNMKSPPEVLSDHPDNTDRVNALEQHFKQEPGTFANFNSDPTSATKLKLPKDEAEQFVR, encoded by the coding sequence ATGAAACACGGAATCCGTTTTGCATCCGTCTTGCTGGTGCTGGCGCTTGCCTCGTGCGGCGCTCCTGCGCCCGCACCCGAAGGCTCGCCGTCGGTCGCGCCGGCATCTTCCGGCGACGAAGAGACGCAGATGGGTCAACAGGTCTGGGACCAGCTCAAGTCGCAGCGCGAGATCGTCAAATCATCGCCGTTGTATGACACGCTCGCGCCGATGGCCAAGGCGATCACGCGCGTCGTCCAGCCCGGCTATCCTTATCCGATACACTTCTATATCGTGCATGACTCGCAGCCGAACGCGTTCGCGACGCCCGGCGGCAACGTGTACGTCGTCGATTCGCTGTTCTATTTCGTGAAGAACAAGGAGGAGCTCGAGGGAACGCTGTGCCACGAGACCTCGCACCTGCTGCATCACGATTCGATCAAGCAGATGCAGCGCAACCAGCAGATCCGCATCCGCGAAGTGGCGGCCACCATTCTGGTGCCCAATTGGCGCACGGCGCTGGCCGCATCGGCGATCGGCGCACTCGATGAGCTGCACTATTCGCGCGGCGTCGAAGAAGCCGCCGATATCACCGGTTCGGACACGTGTGCGGCCGCCGGCTACGACCCCTGGGGATTGGTATGGCTGTTCCAAGACTTCCAGAACTCCAACATGAAATCGCCGCCCGAAGTGCTCTCCGACCATCCGGACAACACCGATCGGGTGAACGCGCTCGAACAGCATTTCAAACAGGAACCCGGCACGTTCGCCAACTTCAACTCCGACCCGACCTCCGCGACGAAGCTCAAACTGCCCAAGGACGAAGCCGAGCAGTTCGTCAGGTAA